The following coding sequences lie in one Apium graveolens cultivar Ventura chromosome 1, ASM990537v1, whole genome shotgun sequence genomic window:
- the LOC141665483 gene encoding F-box protein CPR1-like, protein MSNYGPPDIRQRPGCLTNLSGNSGLPAEMMDLILLRLPVKYLLRCRAVSKPWCIIIDSLSFLKRHLQRSIDCCHDTAAVFKHPCEAPSHLAVFYVADVGSLYDTKFKPKPKSHEDITALPVVGEASPGQASQGQASQGAASRKRKVRKGKSRKGKDPVVEPVSCYLADDDSVCKLVSVDMNKVFEFGLSEPQLVGSCNGLVCVWNQHHKYGSSIYIWNPATRKSRRLPKHVNRRHVPFPHLLLGSSIVGFGYDSLHHDYKVVTSIDSNYFGRNFGVLLMSVFSLSGSSWRRIQPITNDYHIDVQKFGTYANGSVFWLARKDPNLTNLIFAFDLGAETHTELSFPAGVSDDNEHRVLTTLNGFLCLVGSFDNHYVDIWLMNNSGGDWVKLFVVDTESLFGSLEVVLPFAFSKSRRPILLQAGDNKLYWYDHVKNEVEKVGINGLEEDFMMLAYMESFIDPGKDQKWKEKTELQRLEHKEKWEEQIEEEIKNNKVNGYRFDGYSFEEQVI, encoded by the exons ATGTCGAATTATGGACCACCAGACATACGTCAACGACCAGG ATGCCTCACTAATCTTAGTGGCAATTCCGGCCTCCCCGCTGAAATGATGGACCTTATTTTGCTCCGTCTCCCTGTCAAGTATCTGCTTCGTTGCAGAGCGGTTTCCAAGCCTTGGTGCATTATTATTGATAGCCTTAGCTTTCTCAAAAGACATCTCCAGAGAAGCATTGACTGCTGTCATGATACGGCTGCTGTTTTTAAGCATCCGTGTGAAGCTCCTTCACACCTAGCTGTATTTTACGTTGCTGATGTGGGATCTTTGTATGATACAAAATTTAAGCCTAAGCCTAAATCCCACGAAGATATTACTGCTCTTCCTGTTGTTGGCGAAGCTTCTCCTGGCCAAGCTTCTCAGGGCCAAGCTTCTCAAGGCGCAGCTTCTCGTAAGCGCAAAGTGCGTAAGGGCAAATCTCGCAAGGGCAAAGATCCTGTGGTCGAACCTGTCAGTTGTTACCTTGCTGATGACGATTCAGTTTGCAAGTTGGTTTCCGTGGATATGAATAAAGTTTTTGAATTTGGGTTATCAGAACCTCAGCTTGTTGGCTCGTGTAATGGATTGGTTTGCGTTTGGAACCAGCATCATAAATATGGAAGTAGCATTTATATTTGGAACCCTGCAACAAGGAAGTCCAGGCGCTTACCTAAACATGTCAATCGTAGGCATGTTCCTTTTCCTCATCTGCTATTGGGCTCTTCTATAGTTGGTTTCGGCTATGATAGTCTCCATCACGACTACAAGGTGGTGACCTCTATTGACAGTAACTACTTTGGTAGAAATTTTGGTGTACTATTGATGTCTGTTTTTAGTCTTAGTGGCAGTTCTTGGAGACGGATTCAACCTATTACTAATGACTATCATATAGATGTACAGAAGTTTGGTACATATGCAAATGGTTCTGTGTTTTGGCTTGCAAGGAAGGATCCTAACTTAACCAATTTGATATTTGCTTTTGATCTCGGAGCTGAGACACACACCGAGCTCTCGTTTCCTGCTGGTGTTTCTGATGATAATGAACATAGGGTCCTGACTACATTAAATGGTTTTCTATGCTTAGTTGGAAGCTTTGACAATCATTATGTCGATATATGGTTGATGAACAATAGTGGTGGAGACTGGGTCAAGTTATTTGTGGTGGACACAGAAAGCTTATTCGGATCTCTTGAAGTAGTACTCCCATTTGCTTTTTCAAAGAGCCGGAGGCCTATTCTTCTGCAGGCAGGTGACAACAAATTATATTGGTATGATCACGTCAAGAATGAAGTTGAGAAAGTTGGAATTAATGGACTTGAGGAGGACTTCATGATGCTTGCTTATATGGAGAGTTTTATAGATCCCGGGAAGGATCAAAAGTGGAAGGAGAAAACAGAGCTCCAAAGGTTGGAGCACAAAGAAAAATGGGAGGAACAAATCGAAGAGGAGATAAAAAATAATAAGGTGAACGGTTATCGTTTTGATGGGTATTCTTTTGAGGAACAAGTAATCTAA